One segment of Caldanaerobius polysaccharolyticus DSM 13641 DNA contains the following:
- a CDS encoding glycosyl hydrolase, which produces MNSRKMLINYGYKPFWFWNGDMDDSEIKRQVREMADKGVGGFFIHPRQGLTIPYLSSEWFYKVSVAVEEAKKENLEVWLYDEYPYPSGAAGGVVMLNHPEVTAKELKVKVLEITGPDTVELELGWGRVISAGAYPMVGGKVDFSAKIDLSESIGIVRREDIFQMSGLTAYNRKRYFAGDCSNKLVWKVPPGSYKLYVFTEEVIHNFKYYDTFIDPLNRDAVVYFIQETHERYKKYLGDEFGKTIKGIFSDEIGLIGKYPWSPVLPDIFYKNYGYSLVDVLPVLVDGRGEHADKVRFDYWNTVVNTFIQNYDVQIQRWCHDNNLLYVAEKPILRSSQLKYIDIPGIDTGHLKAGCKPDLANSNYRANAKLVSSAAHFYGKERALCECFHSIGWGMTIQDMKWTYDWLGFQGINFFVPHAFFYTTDSLKKHDAPPSSFYQMPWWKHGAALSNYVKALGKLIGDAKRVVRILLVDPVTSQWTASADKGDTKERLKEDFSKLQNVLMDNFYDFYIIDPQLLAEGDVKDGEILINEDKFDVIILPPMLNLEEEAVKKILEYTEQRGILITAGCMPIEKVGNMNDLDKRFSAMVGFEAKKIYDSYVLGQEKVPDILERGTVYFVKDVEKVPSVLEKIVERDIEITSDGQIIREIKALHLLYRGEDCYFVINTSDKKIKAGVSVRNERYSTPGVWEFDIGFEKFIQLKCDEKGGVIRYNVEMSPFESKLFVLKEGAQQSSAEFAKECVKRNVKVIDIDEMWEVEVKSENALLMNKWDMYIEKVEGQELRCGPFNVGCMPIIDQIGMCRARLPIYTSEAFGCPSKLRFPSLEVMYKHRFKLEKDVKLFLVMEPGSIMGQWEIGVNGNAIRPQDFNKAFFYLPTNMAADITSCVRKGINEITVKVKTQKTSDGLVNPLYIFGDFGVFKLDDLFVLKDAQPQGKIGDLKACGIPFYAGDVVYRKGVELSAGELSNMVICIEDERFQASASLYINGHWAGAKSWHPYIWDVNKSWLKEGKNTVELVVTTTLLGLFEGQYFDYDKNAYCDIF; this is translated from the coding sequence GTGAATAGCAGAAAGATGTTGATTAATTATGGTTATAAACCTTTCTGGTTTTGGAACGGCGATATGGATGATAGCGAGATAAAGAGGCAGGTACGGGAAATGGCTGATAAGGGTGTTGGAGGTTTTTTTATACATCCTAGGCAGGGCCTTACTATCCCTTATCTGTCGAGCGAATGGTTTTATAAAGTATCTGTGGCTGTAGAAGAAGCTAAAAAAGAAAATCTCGAGGTATGGCTGTACGACGAATATCCATATCCCAGCGGCGCCGCAGGGGGTGTAGTTATGCTCAATCATCCGGAGGTTACAGCAAAAGAGTTAAAAGTTAAGGTGTTAGAAATCACAGGTCCTGATACGGTGGAGTTAGAACTGGGGTGGGGAAGGGTTATAAGTGCAGGTGCCTATCCGATGGTTGGCGGGAAAGTTGACTTTAGCGCAAAAATTGACCTTTCGGAATCCATAGGTATTGTTCGCAGAGAAGATATTTTTCAGATGAGCGGGCTTACTGCTTACAATAGGAAAAGGTATTTCGCAGGGGATTGTTCAAATAAGCTGGTGTGGAAAGTTCCACCAGGATCTTATAAACTTTATGTTTTCACAGAAGAAGTCATTCACAATTTTAAATACTACGACACTTTTATAGATCCGCTAAATCGCGATGCTGTGGTGTACTTTATACAGGAGACCCACGAGAGGTATAAAAAATACCTGGGAGATGAATTTGGCAAGACGATAAAAGGAATATTTTCTGATGAAATAGGCCTTATAGGCAAGTATCCTTGGTCGCCTGTGCTCCCTGATATTTTTTATAAAAATTACGGTTATTCCCTTGTGGACGTATTGCCTGTACTGGTAGATGGAAGAGGAGAGCATGCTGACAAGGTGCGATTTGATTATTGGAATACAGTGGTCAATACGTTTATACAAAACTATGATGTCCAGATACAGAGATGGTGCCACGATAATAATCTTTTGTATGTGGCGGAGAAGCCCATTCTCAGGAGCAGCCAGCTTAAGTATATTGACATACCGGGTATCGATACAGGTCATTTGAAAGCGGGGTGCAAACCTGATCTGGCCAATTCAAACTACCGGGCAAATGCTAAACTGGTTTCTTCTGCTGCGCACTTTTATGGGAAAGAAAGAGCGCTGTGTGAATGCTTTCACAGCATTGGCTGGGGAATGACTATTCAGGACATGAAGTGGACGTATGATTGGCTTGGTTTTCAAGGTATAAATTTCTTTGTACCTCATGCTTTTTTCTACACCACGGACAGCCTTAAAAAACACGACGCACCGCCTTCGTCGTTTTATCAAATGCCCTGGTGGAAACACGGCGCAGCTCTATCAAATTATGTCAAAGCCCTTGGCAAGCTTATAGGCGACGCAAAAAGAGTCGTCAGAATACTGTTGGTTGATCCGGTGACGAGTCAGTGGACAGCATCGGCAGACAAAGGGGATACTAAAGAGCGGTTAAAAGAAGACTTTTCAAAGCTGCAAAATGTTCTCATGGATAATTTTTATGATTTTTACATAATCGATCCACAGCTGCTGGCCGAGGGCGATGTGAAGGATGGCGAAATTTTGATTAACGAAGATAAATTTGATGTGATAATACTCCCGCCTATGCTTAATCTGGAAGAGGAAGCGGTTAAAAAGATCCTTGAGTACACTGAACAGAGGGGCATTTTAATAACAGCGGGATGTATGCCTATTGAGAAAGTAGGGAATATGAATGATTTAGATAAGAGATTTAGCGCCATGGTGGGCTTTGAGGCCAAGAAGATCTACGATAGCTACGTGCTCGGTCAGGAGAAAGTACCTGATATTTTAGAAAGAGGCACCGTTTATTTTGTAAAAGATGTGGAAAAAGTGCCTTCTGTTTTAGAAAAAATCGTTGAAAGGGACATAGAGATTACATCTGATGGTCAAATAATAAGGGAGATTAAAGCACTGCACCTTTTGTATAGAGGCGAAGACTGCTATTTTGTCATCAACACGTCGGATAAAAAAATAAAAGCAGGCGTAAGCGTAAGAAACGAAAGGTATTCCACTCCAGGGGTTTGGGAATTTGATATAGGATTTGAGAAATTTATACAGTTAAAATGTGACGAAAAAGGGGGTGTTATTCGTTACAATGTAGAGATGTCGCCCTTTGAATCAAAATTATTTGTGCTTAAAGAGGGTGCACAGCAAAGCTCGGCTGAGTTTGCAAAAGAATGTGTAAAGAGGAATGTAAAAGTCATTGACATCGACGAGATGTGGGAAGTGGAAGTCAAAAGTGAAAATGCCCTTCTTATGAATAAATGGGATATGTACATTGAAAAAGTAGAAGGCCAAGAGCTTAGATGCGGTCCTTTTAACGTGGGGTGTATGCCCATTATTGATCAGATAGGTATGTGCAGAGCAAGACTGCCTATCTACACTTCCGAGGCGTTTGGCTGCCCTAGCAAGCTCAGGTTTCCGTCATTAGAGGTTATGTATAAGCATAGATTTAAGTTAGAGAAAGATGTAAAGCTATTCTTGGTGATGGAACCGGGGAGCATAATGGGTCAATGGGAAATTGGAGTAAATGGCAATGCGATAAGACCGCAGGATTTTAATAAGGCGTTTTTTTACCTTCCTACAAACATGGCTGCGGATATAACATCCTGTGTGCGCAAGGGGATCAATGAGATTACTGTCAAGGTAAAAACCCAAAAGACCAGCGATGGGCTCGTCAATCCTTTGTACATTTTTGGAGATTTTGGAGTCTTTAAACTAGATGATCTCTTTGTTTTAAAAGATGCTCAGCCCCAGGGGAAAATAGGCGACCTGAAAGCCTGTGGAATTCCCTTTTACGCAGGGGATGTGGTGTATAGGAAGGGAGTGGAATTAAGCGCCGGTGAACTGTCGAATATGGTTATTTGCATAGAGGATGAGAGATTTCAGGCTTCAGCATCCCTTTATATAAACGGCCACTGGGCTGGCGCAAAGAGCTGGCATCCGTATATATGGGATGTGAATAAAAGTTGGCTTAAGGAAGGCAAGAATACGGTGGAGCTTGTGGTCACTACGACTCTATTGGGACTTTTTGAAGGCCAATATTTTGATTATGATAAAAATGCGTATTGTGATATATTTTAA
- a CDS encoding sugar phosphate isomerase/epimerase family protein: MKISFTTLSCPDWPWERILDEASRLGYDGIEIRGVEGEMYLNRARPFLPHNLSHTKRLLKERGLAICCLDTSCVFHDRSTYSTYLQEGKDAVDLAYQMEVPYIRVFGNNVPEGQDESEIIDMVADALSELGVYAKDKGVSVLIETHGDFARTDRLLKVLEKVDCDSVGVLWDINHPYKTFKEPVEQTYARLKGYIKHTHIKDSLGWGRDARLCMVGKGDVPVTRCVELLSQNGYEGWLSLEWEKKWHPELEEPKIALEEYIRYAKKYFANLKS, encoded by the coding sequence ATGAAAATATCCTTTACGACTCTTTCATGTCCCGATTGGCCCTGGGAAAGGATTTTAGATGAGGCCTCGCGGCTAGGATACGACGGTATAGAAATAAGAGGAGTAGAAGGAGAGATGTACCTGAACAGGGCCAGACCTTTTCTGCCTCACAATCTTTCCCATACAAAGCGATTGTTAAAAGAAAGAGGTCTGGCGATATGTTGCCTTGACACTTCGTGTGTATTTCACGATAGATCCACATACAGCACATATTTGCAGGAAGGCAAGGATGCCGTAGATCTGGCCTACCAGATGGAAGTGCCTTATATAAGGGTATTTGGCAATAACGTGCCTGAGGGGCAGGATGAAAGTGAAATAATTGACATGGTAGCCGATGCCTTGTCTGAATTGGGCGTTTACGCAAAGGACAAGGGGGTGAGCGTGCTTATAGAGACTCACGGGGATTTTGCGCGCACAGATAGATTACTTAAAGTCCTGGAAAAAGTGGATTGTGATTCTGTTGGGGTGCTTTGGGATATAAACCATCCTTACAAGACATTTAAAGAGCCGGTAGAACAAACTTATGCGAGGCTTAAGGGCTACATTAAACATACCCATATAAAGGATTCTTTAGGATGGGGAAGAGATGCCAGATTGTGCATGGTAGGAAAAGGGGATGTGCCTGTGACTAGATGCGTTGAATTGTTGAGTCAAAATGGGTATGAAGGCTGGCTATCCCTTGAGTGGGAGAAAAAATGGCATCCTGAGCTGGAAGAACCTAAAATAGCATTAGAAGAATATATACGTTATGCAAAAAAATATTTTGCAAACTTGAAATCATGA
- a CDS encoding type 2 periplasmic-binding domain-containing protein, whose protein sequence is MRLKKILIVLLCFVFTLSVFTACGSKQSSSGEKSPSAKSGESDRITEIKLPIVKEPITLTYWAPMDPKRAATMKDFGEEKAYQEMERRTGIHIKFLHPPMGQENEQFNLMMASNDLPDMIYYGWQGIPGGPAKAINDGSIIKLNDLIDKYAPNLKKILEENPDVRKQVELDDGTLYMFPFIRTDGAIMNSNYGPQLRKDWLDKLGLQVPKTIEDWHNVLVVFRDKDPNGNGKRDEVPFTGTGISTLGNFAAAWGILNGFYMDNGKVNYGPMQPAYRDFLKTMAQWYKEKLIDQDIATTDGKAFDYKVTNNLAGSYFGLIIGNMGRYLNLMKPKQPNFDLVGAPWPIGPAGKQYTTTDLNRKSAYGEGVAISSKNKHVKETVQWLDYGYSEEGHMLLNFGIEGQSYKMVNGYPKYTDIIFKNPNGLSQDQALAQWAPAPVNAAFNQDKRYFEQMLTYQQQKDAAFNTWLNADPSLCIPPITPTQEESQRLASIMNQINTYQQEMMAKFIMGKEPINDSTWNKYVNTIKGMGIDEAIKIENAALERYNKRP, encoded by the coding sequence ATGAGATTGAAAAAGATTTTAATTGTACTATTATGTTTTGTGTTCACCCTTTCAGTTTTTACGGCGTGTGGCAGCAAGCAGTCATCGAGCGGTGAGAAAAGCCCTTCTGCTAAGAGCGGTGAAAGCGATAGGATAACAGAGATAAAGCTTCCCATAGTTAAAGAGCCTATTACATTGACGTATTGGGCACCTATGGATCCCAAAAGGGCAGCTACTATGAAAGATTTTGGTGAGGAAAAAGCTTATCAAGAAATGGAAAGGCGTACAGGAATACACATAAAATTTTTACATCCTCCAATGGGTCAGGAAAATGAGCAATTCAATTTAATGATGGCGTCCAATGATTTACCGGATATGATATACTATGGCTGGCAGGGTATTCCTGGAGGGCCGGCAAAAGCGATAAATGATGGTTCAATTATAAAATTAAATGATTTAATTGATAAGTATGCTCCAAATCTCAAAAAGATACTAGAAGAAAATCCTGATGTAAGGAAACAAGTGGAGTTAGACGATGGAACATTATATATGTTTCCTTTCATACGTACCGACGGAGCTATAATGAATTCTAATTATGGGCCACAGTTAAGAAAAGACTGGCTGGACAAGTTAGGATTGCAGGTGCCAAAGACTATAGAGGATTGGCACAATGTGTTGGTGGTATTCAGGGATAAAGACCCTAATGGAAATGGGAAAAGAGATGAAGTGCCGTTTACGGGAACTGGCATATCGACTTTGGGCAATTTTGCTGCTGCCTGGGGAATATTAAATGGCTTTTACATGGACAATGGAAAGGTCAATTACGGACCTATGCAACCAGCTTACAGGGATTTTCTAAAGACTATGGCTCAGTGGTATAAAGAGAAGCTGATAGACCAGGATATAGCTACAACTGATGGAAAAGCTTTTGATTATAAAGTCACGAATAATTTAGCTGGTTCGTATTTTGGTTTAATTATAGGTAATATGGGTAGATATTTAAATTTGATGAAACCAAAGCAACCAAATTTTGATCTTGTAGGTGCGCCATGGCCTATTGGCCCAGCAGGTAAACAATATACTACTACGGATTTAAATCGCAAATCTGCGTATGGTGAGGGTGTTGCCATAAGTTCCAAGAATAAGCACGTAAAAGAGACAGTGCAATGGCTTGATTACGGGTACAGCGAAGAAGGCCATATGCTACTGAATTTTGGCATTGAAGGGCAGAGCTATAAAATGGTTAATGGTTATCCTAAGTATACAGATATAATTTTTAAAAATCCAAATGGATTATCTCAAGATCAGGCTCTGGCTCAATGGGCTCCCGCACCTGTTAATGCAGCGTTTAATCAAGATAAGAGGTACTTTGAACAAATGTTGACATATCAGCAGCAGAAAGATGCAGCGTTCAATACCTGGTTAAATGCAGATCCTTCCCTTTGTATACCGCCTATAACGCCCACTCAAGAGGAAAGCCAAAGGTTGGCATCTATAATGAATCAGATTAACACGTATCAACAAGAAATGATGGCTAAATTTATAATGGGCAAAGAGCCTATCAATGACAGCACATGGAACAAGTACGTTAATACGATAAAAGGCATGGGCATTGATGAAGCAATAAAGATAGAGAACGCAGCACTGGAAAGGTACAATAAGAGGCCATAG
- a CDS encoding extracellular solute-binding protein, whose product MKIKRALIIALCVIFTLSVFTACSSKQSSSGGKSSSAKSGESDKITEIKLPIVKEPLTLTYWVPMDAKMSATMKDYNGIKAYQEIEKRTGIHIKFLHPPIGQESDQFNLMMASNDLPDIIYYNWGSVSGGPAKALNDGSIIKLNDLIEKYAPNLRKILQENPDIRKQVELDDGTIYAFPYIRSAGAPINANSGPQFRKDWLDKLSLQVPKTIDDWYNVLVAFRDKDPNGNGKKDEIPFTGRGSNGQGIMDLGNFAPAWGILNGFYMDNGKVNYGPIQPAYRDFLKTMAQWYKEKLIDQDIATNDNKAFDYKITNNLAGSYFGAVMGNMGRYLSLMKQKQPTFDLVGAPWPVGPAGKAYTTAYLDIKGFSYGAAISSKNKHLKETVQWLDYGYSEEGHMLLNFGIEGQSYKMVNGYPTFTDVIFKNPDGLAPDQALAQWAISISNGPMDQDKRYYEQMLRTQQQKDAAMNAWLNVDTSLALPPIMPTQEESQRLASIMNQINTYQQEMMGKFIMGKETINDSTWSKYVNTIKGMGIDEAIKIENAALERYNKRP is encoded by the coding sequence ATGAAGATTAAAAGAGCGTTAATTATAGCGTTGTGTGTAATTTTCACACTTTCAGTGTTTACGGCGTGTAGCAGCAAGCAGTCATCAAGCGGCGGTAAGAGCTCTTCTGCCAAGAGCGGTGAAAGCGATAAGATAACGGAGATAAAGCTTCCAATAGTTAAAGAGCCGCTTACGTTGACGTATTGGGTGCCTATGGATGCAAAGATGTCAGCTACTATGAAGGATTATAATGGAATAAAAGCTTATCAGGAGATAGAAAAGCGTACAGGGATTCACATAAAGTTTTTGCATCCACCAATAGGTCAGGAAAGCGATCAGTTTAATTTGATGATGGCGTCCAACGATCTGCCAGATATCATATATTACAACTGGGGCAGTGTTTCTGGAGGACCGGCAAAGGCTCTAAACGATGGCTCCATTATAAAATTAAATGATCTCATAGAGAAATATGCCCCTAATCTCAGAAAGATACTTCAAGAAAACCCTGATATAAGAAAGCAGGTGGAGCTGGACGATGGCACGATATACGCGTTTCCATATATACGCAGTGCAGGTGCTCCGATAAATGCTAATTCAGGCCCGCAGTTTAGAAAAGACTGGCTGGACAAGTTGAGTCTACAGGTCCCCAAGACCATAGATGATTGGTACAACGTGCTGGTAGCATTTAGAGATAAAGATCCCAATGGCAATGGGAAAAAGGACGAGATACCTTTCACAGGTAGAGGCTCTAATGGTCAGGGTATAATGGATTTGGGCAATTTTGCGCCAGCTTGGGGTATATTAAATGGCTTTTACATGGACAATGGAAAGGTCAATTACGGGCCTATACAACCAGCTTACAGGGATTTTCTAAAGACTATGGCTCAGTGGTATAAGGAAAAGCTCATAGACCAGGATATAGCTACCAACGACAATAAGGCTTTTGATTATAAGATTACAAATAATCTTGCAGGTTCGTATTTTGGTGCGGTTATGGGCAACATGGGCAGGTACCTGTCTCTTATGAAGCAAAAACAGCCAACTTTTGATCTGGTCGGTGCTCCATGGCCTGTGGGCCCTGCGGGTAAAGCTTATACTACTGCGTATTTAGACATTAAAGGGTTTAGCTACGGAGCTGCCATAAGTTCCAAGAATAAGCATTTAAAAGAGACAGTGCAATGGCTTGATTACGGGTACAGCGAAGAAGGCCATATGCTCCTTAATTTTGGTATTGAGGGACAGAGCTATAAAATGGTCAATGGTTATCCTACCTTTACAGATGTAATTTTTAAAAATCCCGATGGTTTGGCTCCTGATCAGGCTTTAGCACAATGGGCTATTTCAATATCCAACGGTCCTATGGATCAGGATAAGAGGTACTATGAGCAGATGTTAAGAACTCAACAACAGAAAGATGCAGCGATGAATGCATGGTTAAATGTAGATACGTCTCTTGCATTACCGCCCATAATGCCTACTCAAGAAGAAAGTCAAAGACTTGCTTCCATAATGAATCAAATCAACACGTATCAACAGGAAATGATGGGTAAGTTTATAATGGGCAAAGAGACGATTAATGACAGCACATGGAGTAAATACGTAAACACGATAAAAGGCATGGGCATAGATGAAGCAATAAAAATCGAGAACGCAGCACTGGAAAGGTACAATAAGAGGCCATAA
- a CDS encoding carbohydrate ABC transporter permease — MKIKQSVGETIFDAVNALILFIITVVTLYPFLYVVFASVSDPVKVMQSGSILLWPKGFQLGAYGMVFKNEMIAIGYKNTLIYVVAGTTLNILLTSLGAYALSRKDLYGRDVFMFIIAFTMFFHGGLIPTFLLVKSLNMVNTMWAMIIPGAISVWNLIIMRTAFQGIPDSLIESARLDGANDFTILFRIVIPLSMPVVAVMILFYGVGHWNNFFNALIYLRDKSLYPIQLVLRDILIANSTDSMTTGIVQDTLPISENVKYATVVVSTVPILLIYPFIQKYFVKGVMIGAIKE; from the coding sequence TTGAAGATAAAGCAGAGTGTGGGGGAGACAATATTTGATGCGGTGAATGCGTTGATATTATTTATAATCACGGTAGTTACGTTGTATCCCTTTCTGTACGTGGTATTTGCGTCAGTGAGTGATCCCGTAAAAGTCATGCAGAGCGGGTCCATACTCTTGTGGCCCAAAGGCTTTCAATTAGGGGCATACGGGATGGTGTTCAAGAACGAGATGATAGCGATAGGGTACAAGAATACCCTCATATACGTGGTAGCGGGTACCACATTAAACATATTGCTGACGTCGTTAGGTGCGTATGCCTTATCCAGGAAAGACCTGTACGGAAGAGACGTATTCATGTTTATAATAGCTTTTACTATGTTCTTTCATGGTGGGTTGATACCTACGTTTTTGCTGGTAAAAAGCCTGAACATGGTGAACACCATGTGGGCGATGATAATACCCGGAGCCATAAGCGTGTGGAACCTGATAATAATGAGGACGGCGTTTCAGGGTATACCTGACAGCCTGATAGAGTCGGCGAGGTTAGACGGAGCCAACGACTTTACCATATTGTTCAGGATAGTGATACCGCTGTCCATGCCGGTGGTAGCGGTGATGATACTGTTTTACGGTGTAGGGCACTGGAACAACTTTTTCAATGCGCTGATATACCTGAGGGATAAGAGCTTATATCCCATACAGCTGGTGTTGAGGGACATACTTATAGCCAATAGCACGGATTCCATGACGACGGGTATAGTGCAGGATACACTGCCGATCAGCGAGAACGTGAAGTACGCTACGGTGGTTGTATCAACAGTACCTATATTGCTGATATACCCGTTTATACAGAAGTACTTCGTAAAGGGAGTAATGATAGGAGCGATAAAAGAGTAA
- a CDS encoding ABC transporter permease, with protein MEAKVSTTKQSVTTAQRLKFLKKQWYKNKYVYIMLLPVLTYFIIFNYVPMYGAIIAFKNFSPAKGILGSPWAGFSHFNAFFHSYYFWRLLRNTILLNVYDIIFGFPAPIILALLLNEVKNQIYKRTVQTISYLPHFISIVVIAGIILEFTSRDGLINDILAMLGLQRIPFMTMPQWFRTIYVGSGIWQGVGWGSIIYLAALSNIDPQLYEAAKIDGAGRWKQMIHVTLPGILPTIVIMLILRFGAIMSADFQKIILIYNPTIYDTADVISTFVYRQGILMMDYSYSTAVGLFNSVISFILVIVVNKISRMLTENSLW; from the coding sequence ATGGAGGCAAAGGTTTCCACAACTAAGCAGTCTGTTACAACAGCCCAGCGCCTGAAGTTCCTCAAAAAGCAGTGGTACAAAAACAAATACGTCTACATTATGCTGCTGCCGGTATTGACTTACTTCATCATATTCAATTACGTCCCCATGTACGGTGCTATAATCGCCTTTAAAAACTTCAGCCCTGCAAAAGGCATACTGGGAAGTCCCTGGGCTGGCTTTAGCCATTTCAATGCGTTCTTCCACAGCTATTACTTTTGGAGGCTTTTGCGAAACACCATCTTGCTTAACGTGTACGATATTATATTTGGCTTTCCTGCACCTATAATACTGGCCTTGCTCCTAAACGAAGTAAAAAACCAGATCTACAAGCGCACGGTGCAGACCATAAGCTATCTGCCCCATTTCATATCCATCGTGGTAATAGCAGGCATAATACTGGAGTTTACATCCAGGGATGGACTGATAAACGATATACTGGCCATGCTGGGATTGCAGAGAATACCCTTTATGACCATGCCCCAGTGGTTCAGGACCATATACGTAGGGTCAGGTATATGGCAGGGTGTAGGATGGGGCTCAATAATATACCTGGCAGCACTGTCCAACATAGATCCCCAGCTTTATGAAGCGGCTAAGATAGACGGGGCAGGAAGGTGGAAACAGATGATACACGTCACACTGCCTGGTATACTGCCCACGATAGTTATAATGCTCATACTGAGGTTTGGCGCCATAATGTCAGCGGATTTCCAGAAAATCATCCTCATATACAATCCTACTATTTACGACACGGCAGACGTGATATCCACTTTTGTGTACAGGCAAGGAATACTGATGATGGACTACAGCTACTCCACAGCAGTGGGTCTGTTTAACTCAGTGATAAGCTTTATTTTAGTTATCGTGGTCAACAAGATAAGCAGGATGCTGACCGAGAACAGCCTGTGGTGA